In Gammaproteobacteria bacterium, the genomic window TTTTACAGCTTCGTCGGTTTTCCATGTTTACACGCGGCAGGTCAGGTATGGGTTGCTCGGCAGGAATTTGCAGGGGTTCACCGCACGATCTCCCGCTCTCACCTCGAAGTGCAAATGCGGGCCGGTGGACCGGCCGGTGGAGCCCAACAAAGCGATGATTTGGCCTTGTTGCACCACTTGATTTTCTTTCACCTTGATCACGTCGTTGTGCGCATAATGGGAAGTGAGGCCATTGGCGTGATGCACAATCACCAGATTTCCATAACCGTTCCTGTGGTTTGCGGCAAAGATCACCGTTCCGGCGGCCACGGCATAAACAGGTGTTCCCGTCGGTCCGCCGATATCAATTCCGCGATGCCGGCCTCTCATTCGCCAACCGAACTGTGAAGTGACAACGGTGTTTTTTCCGGCCGCGACGGGCCACCGGAAAGCAGCCGCGCCGGCAGAGGGGTCCACTCCTGACGGAGGGGGCGGGCTGGCCTTTTTTCTCGAAGCTGGGGGGCGGCCTGCCGGGGATGCTTTTTTTGATTTGAGTATTCCCCTCAGCCATTTGTCGTCGGCGTCGCTGAGGAAGTCGCCTATCTTTTTGGTGGAACGGCTGACTCCTGTGCCAATCGCACTGACGCTTTTGTCATAAGATCGCAATACGGCATTGCCGAAATCAGACCCTGAAAGGGTGCCACGCACCGCCGAGCAGCCCCCCGCAGCGCCGATCAGGAGGCTGAGCAAGAAAAGTGGAAACGTATTTTTCCGCACCCCTGAATATTCCTCTAAACCAGCGGTTGACCGATCTGAAAAACGCATTTGTTCTGCCCCGACAGGGTACCCGATAGTTGCGGGGGGGTGCCATGAAAAAACGTCCGGTGAATGTTACCCCGCTGATCCTCCTGATGGTTGTTGCTTCCCGGATTGACGTCGAGTGCCGCGGCATTCATTCCGGATGGGGAGTGGTCGTCGTCGCACTGCTCTTCAGACCTGGCTCGCCTCACCGGCGGATTGTTCGGCTGGCTGTTTCGCAGCATTCAGGGGGCTGTTTACGCACGGTCTCCGGCACCGGAGGCGGCTTGAGCGGCTGCTCGTAGCGTGGGGTCCGGGCGGTGCTGCGAGGCCGGGCAGAAAAAAAGAAGGCGGTGACGCACCGCGTCACCGCCCGCTTTTATTGTTTTCCAGTGTGGGTTTGCGGGCCGCTCAGGCGGCATTGATGCCCAGTTTCTCACGCCAGCCCGGGAACAGCTTGTCGGCGTCGCCGGGGAACGATTCGAACGCGCGGGCAAACTCGTGATGCGTCTTGGCGAATTCGACGGGGTCGGCGCCTTCCTTCCAGCACTGGTACGCCTGATCCAGTGATTTACCCCCCGCCGCCGGGCTGTCAATATGGCCGAAGGCACCGCCACCACAGGTGTTGATCAGGTTGGCATGGCCCAGGTTCTCGAAGAAGCCGATCAGGCGCAGGGCGTTCATGCCGCCGGAGATGATGGGCGTGGTCGCCTTCATGCCGTGCCATTTCTGGTAGAAGTAGGGTCCCTGGCACTCATCGCGTTCCAGCATGTAGGCCAGCACGGTTTCGCCGGCATGCCCCTCCATCTTGCCGTAGCCCATGGTGCCGGTGTGGATGCCGGAGGCGCCCATCAGCCGGGCCAGCTTCATGTAGCACAGGGGATCCATGCCCATGGGGGATTTGTAGGACGTCACCGCGCCGTGACCCGCCCGGTGAAAGTGCAGGAAGGTGTCGGGAAAGGCACGTCGGCAGGTGGTGACGCCGGCGGGACCGGTGACGAAGCCGTCAACCAGGAAGGCGACATGATCGGCAGAGTTGTATTTGGCGAACTCTTCCAGGATGTATTCGCCGCGATGAATCATTTCCTGATGGAAATCTGCGGTGATGTTGGCGGAAAACAACTTGGCTTCACCGGTCTCCTGCTGGGCACGGTCCATGGCCTGCGCCACCAGCGGGATCACTTCCTTCATCGGGCAGAACGGTTGATTGGCCTGGGGCTCGTCGTTCTTGATAAAAGTGCCTCCCAGCCAGAAGTCATAACAGGCCTTGGCGAACGGTTCGGGCCGCAGGCCCAGTTTGGGTTTGATGATGGTGCCGGCAATGTAGCCACCGTCCACTTCGGGACGGCCCAGTACCTTCCACAGGTTGGTGATGTTGGCGGCGGGGCCATCAAAGCGCTTGATCATGCACTCGGGCACGAGGAAATCCAGCATGCGCAAGCCTTCATGGTCCCCCATGCCCTGGTTGTTGCCCAGAATCAGTGACCACATGTGAGAGACGTTGAAGACGCCGTCGGTCAGGTTGGGGTCAAACAGTTCAACGGGGTAGGCCACTTTCATCAGTCCGCCCTGGTCGCCAAAGGCGTTCTCGTCGATGTCATAGACCAGGGCGTCCACCCCCCGGGTGAAATCATCGGTGGTGGATACTTCCACGTTGGTGCCGGTGGAAGATTCGGCCGCAACGTGGGCGGCCACGGCCAGAAAACCGTGCCCCGGGGCGGGTTTCATGCGGTAGGCCACCAGCAGGTGTTTGCCATCGGCAATGAGATCTTCTTCTTTCAAATCAAGATCGGCATAGCGGCCGGATTGATCGTTTGCCATGAGTTCCTCCAATACGGTTGCAACGGGACAATATATTTCTCAATGCAGTATAAAAAATATGGTATATAAGAAAAATTAAGAATTACTTTCACAAAATAAAAGTATTGTTTATGAGAAGGCTGACTTTGCGACAACTCGAGATTCTCGCCGCCGTGGCCCGCTGCGAGAGTTTTTCCCGCGCCAGTGCCGAGCTTCATCTCACCCAGCCGGCCGTTTCCATGCAGATCAAGCAGTTGGAGGGCGCGTTGGGGATCCCCCTATTTGAACACATGGGCAAGCACATTCACCTCACCGAGGCGGGCAGGGAAGTGTTGCGGGTGAGCGAGGTGTTGGAACGCGAACTGACCAACCTCGACCAGCTCCTGGCGGATATGCAAGGGCTGAAAGGCGGCACCCTCACCGTGTCGGCGGCCAGCACCGCCAGCATTTTCACGGTGCGCCTGCTCGCCGTGTTTCGTGGTCTTCATCCGGATGTGCGCCTTCGTCTCAACGTGGTCAATCGTGAAACCCTGCTGAAGCACCTGGGCGACAACAGCATTGACCTGGCCTTGATGGGGCAGCCACCCGAGGGCCACCGTCTGGTGGCACAGGCGTTCATGGACAACCCCCTGGTCGTCATTGGTGCCGCCGGCCATGCCTTGGCGGCCAAGAAGAATATCCCCCTCGAAAGACTGCTGGATGAGCCCCTTATCGGGCGCGAACAAGGTTCGGGCACGCGCAGCGCCCTGGAAAAATTTTTCGCTGAGCGGGGGCACGTTTTTCAGGCGGCCATGGAAATGAACAAAAACGAGGCGATCAAACACGCCGTGGAGGCGGGCCTGGGGCTGGGTGTAGTATCACTCCACACGGTCAGGGCGGAAATCGACTCCGGCCAGTTGTGCGTCCTGGACGTGCAGGGGTTTCCATTGCGACGGCAGTGGCACCTGGTCCACCGCGAGGGCAAGCGGCTGAGTCCGGCCGCCTCGGCCTTTGCCCGCCTGGTATTGCAGCAGGCGGCCGAGTTCCAGGTTTACATTTGAGAGGGGGCTGGCTCGTGCCCCTTTTGGCGGTGGCTAAGCGCCCCCCGCGACGCTAGAATAACGCCCCCACGCGCGACACCCACGGACACGCCTTTTCATGAAACGCCATTTCCTGGATTTCGAACAGCCCATCGCCGAACTGGAGGCGAAAATCGAAGAACTGCGCTTTGTCAGCAGCGACAGCGATATCAACTTGTCGGAAGAAATCGGCAAGCTGGAGGAGAAAAGCCGGGGCCTGACGGAATCCATTTTTTCCAAGCTCAACGCCTGGCAGATTTCCCAGCTGGCGCGCCACCCCATGCGGCCGTTCACCTCCGATTACGTGGAACGCATGTTCACCGATTTTGAAGAGCTGCACGGTGACCGCAGCTTTTCCGATGACCGGGCCATCGTTGGCGGCCTGGCGCGACTGGACGGCCGGCCGGTGATGGTCATCGGCCACCAAAAGGGCCGCGACACTAAAGAAAAAGTCCGCCGCAATTTCGGCATGCCGCGCCCGGAAGGGTACCGCAAAGCCCTCAGGCTGATGGAAACCGCCGAGCGGTTCAAACTGCCCATCCTCACCTTCATCGACACCCCCGGTGCCTATCCCGGCATTGATGCCGAAGAGCGGGGCCAGTCCGAGGCCATTGCCCGCAACCTGCTGGTGATGGCGCGCCTCAAGGTGCCCATCATTTGCACGGTCATTGGCGAGGGCGGTTCCGGCGGCGCGCTGGCCATCGGTGTGGGCGACCGTGTGCTGATGCTGCAATACGGCACCTATTCCGTCATTTCTCCCGAAGGCTGCGCCTCCATTTTGTGGAAAAGCGCGGAGAAAGCGTCCGATGCCGCCGAAGCCATGGGCATCACCTCCGACCGTTTGCTGGAACTCAAACTGGTGGACGAGGTGGTGCCCGAACCCCTGGGCGGCGCCCACCGGGACGTGGACGCCATGGCCCAGCGTCTCAAAGACACCCTGGCGGAACACATCGCCCAGCTTACGGCGCTGGACACCGGCGCGCTGCTGGCCCGGCGCAGCGAGCGGCTGATGCAGTTCGGCCATTTCACCGGCTGATGTGACGTCCGCTCACCCTCAGTTTTCACCGCAAGCCCTGGCGCAGCGCCTTCAGGCCCACCTTCCTGCTGCGCGCCTGCTCGTCGCCTACAGCGGGGGACGGGATTCCCACGTTCTGCTCCACGCGCTGGCCAGTGTGCGGGACGGCTTGCCGCCACTGGCCGCCGTTCACATCGACCACGGTCTGCAAGCCACATCGGCCGCCTGGGCGGCTCACTGCCGGCAGGTGTGCCAGGCGCTGGGCGTCGACTACCTCGGTCGCCAGGTGACCGTCCGCGCCGCGCCGGGAGAGAGCCCTGAAGCCGCCGCGCGTCGGGCCCGCTACCGCGCCTTGCGCCAATGTGTGGAGCAGGGCACACTGCTGCTCACCGCCCATCACCGAGACGATCAGGCCGAGACGTTATTGCTCCAACTGCTGCGCGGCGCCGGCCCCCACGGTTTGGCGGCCATGCCCGAAGCGGCGGCTTTCGGGGACGGGCTGCACCTCCGGCCGCTGCTGGACTACAGCCGCGCTCAACTCGCCCGCTATGCCGCCGGGCAGATGCTGCACTGGATCGACGACCCCTCCAACGAAGACACCCGCTTTGACCGCAACCACCTCCGCCACGCCCTGATTCCCGGCATTGCCGAACGCTGGCCCGGCGCCGGCCGCGCCCTGGCCCGGGCGGCGGGCCACCAGGCCGAGGCCGCCGCTTTGCTGGATCAACTGGCCGCCGGCGATCTCGTGCAAGCGGCGGGAACGACGCCGGGCACCCTCAGCATCGCCTCCTTGCTGACCATGGACGGTCCCCGCCGCCGCAACCTTTTGCGTTATTGGCTGAAGGAAAAAGGCCTGCCCCTGCCCAACGCCGCCCGTCTGCTCCACATCGAGCAGAACGTGCTCCGCGCCCGCGCCGACGCCGAACCCCTGGTTCACTGGCCCGGCGCCGAAGTGCGCCGCTACCGGGACGCGCTCTACGCCGGTCCGCCCCTGCCGCCCATTGACCCGGAATTCGCCGTGGAATGGTCTTTGACCGGGCCCCTGATCCTGCCCGACGGCACGCGCCTGCGTGCCCGGCGTGGGGAAGGGGAGGGTATCCGGCTGGCTTGTTGTCCGGGCGGGCGCGTGACGGTGCGCTACCGCCGCGGCGGCGAACGGTGCCGGCCCGCGGGGCGGGGCGGCACCCGCCCGTTGAAAAAACTGCTTCAGGAACAGGGTGTGCCGCCATGGGCGCGTGAGCGCCTGCCCTTGCTGTATCATGGTGCTGCGCTGTTGGCCGTCGCGGGGGTGCTGGTGTGTGAGCCGGCGGGCGCGGCCCCGTCAGAACCGGGGGGGGTGATTGTCCGCGAAGGGGGGGGTTGGCCGTGAGGGGGTTGTTACGGGCTTGTTGGCTGAAATTGGAAAGTCCCCCCTCCCGGCCCGTTCTTTTAAAATTAATGAAGAGCAAGAAACCGGAGTGCCCGGTTCGCCACAGTTCCAGCCTTCCACTCCCTCTATGAGACAGGGGGATCAGGGGGGGCAAAAATATCAATTTCCCGATCCAACCCAGACCCACGGCAATCAGACAATGCCCGCCCAACTCACCCTCTTCGCCCCCGGCTTCTTCGGCCCGCCCGGCCTTCCCCGGGAAGGCGACTGGCTGGCCGGGCTGGATCTGTCCGCCACCACCGCCATGCTCAGCCGCGCCGACCGCAGCGCCGGCGGTGGGGGAAGTTTCGAAGCCGCGTTGTGCGCCTGTTTTGGTCTTCATTCAGAAGACAATGCGGATTTGCCCATCGCCGCCCTCACCCGGCAAATGGACAGGGGTGATGCCGGGCAGGACTATTGGCTGCGGGCCGACCCCGTGCACCTGCGGGCCGACCGGGACCGCCTGGTGATGCTGGGCAACAGCGCACTGGCACTGGAACCGGAAGAGCGCGCCCAGCTCAACGCCGAGCTGGCGCCCCATTTCGCCGAGCTGGGCATGGCCCTGGAGCTGGTCCGTGGCGGGCGGGCTTATCTTCGCCTGAGCCGGGCCGCCGCCGTGGTCACCTCGCCCTTGTCGGAAGTGGTGGGGCAGGACGTGCTTGCCCACATGCCCGACGGTCCCGATGCCGCAAGCTGGCGCAGTCTGCTCAATGAAGCCCAGATGCTGCTCCATGCCAGCCCCGTCAACCGGGTGCGCCGGCAGCGCGGTCTGCCGGTGGTGAACAGCTTGTGGTTCTGGGGCGGGGGCCGCCTGCCGGAGGGACTTACCGCAGCCGGCGACGTGCTGTGGGGCGAACAAGCCCTCGCGGTCGCCTTGGCGCAGGCGTCCGGGATGCACACCCAGCCGTTGCCCGCTGGGCTGGCCGAGGGCTTGGAACAGATGGAAGCGGGCCACCACTGGCTGGTGTGGGACAGGCTGTCCGAAGCGGTTTCCATGGGCGATATGGACGCCTGGCGGGACGGCTTGAATGTGCTGCATCATGCCTGGCTGGCGCCTGCGGCGGAGGCCGTGCGCCGCGGCCGTTTGCAGCACTTCACACTTCACACAATACATTCAATATTCTCCGTGACAAGTAGAACGCAAAAGCGTTGGTGGCGCCGTCACCGTTCCTTGCCGGCACTGAATGCCGGTAATGCCTTCGGTCCCCTCTCCCTCAGGGAGAAGGGCGGGGTGAGGGTGGACTAAACGTTCAGGGAGCGCCTTCACCTGTGCTTCTCCATATCCATAGGGGGTGGCAGGGAGGTTTGAGCCACGCTGCGGCGGTTTGATTTGGTGCCACCGCGCCCGGGCCAGTCTGGTTTGTGTCTGATTTCAATGGGTTGGCAATGCAGCGAAGGGAGCCGAATTGAAAAAAGTCATCATCCGCCGCCCCGCCGGGGACAGCGAACTGATCCTGCCCGACGATGTGCACCCCGTGCTGCGCCGCATTTACGCCAGCCGGGCGGTATCTCATCCG contains:
- a CDS encoding M23 family metallopeptidase, which codes for MRFSDRSTAGLEEYSGVRKNTFPLFLLSLLIGAAGGCSAVRGTLSGSDFGNAVLRSYDKSVSAIGTGVSRSTKKIGDFLSDADDKWLRGILKSKKASPAGRPPASRKKASPPPPSGVDPSAGAAAFRWPVAAGKNTVVTSQFGWRMRGRHRGIDIGGPTGTPVYAVAAGTVIFAANHRNGYGNLVIVHHANGLTSHYAHNDVIKVKENQVVQQGQIIALLGSTGRSTGPHLHFEVRAGDRAVNPCKFLPSNPYLTCRV
- a CDS encoding ribulose-bisphosphate carboxylase; translated protein: MANDQSGRYADLDLKEEDLIADGKHLLVAYRMKPAPGHGFLAVAAHVAAESSTGTNVEVSTTDDFTRGVDALVYDIDENAFGDQGGLMKVAYPVELFDPNLTDGVFNVSHMWSLILGNNQGMGDHEGLRMLDFLVPECMIKRFDGPAANITNLWKVLGRPEVDGGYIAGTIIKPKLGLRPEPFAKACYDFWLGGTFIKNDEPQANQPFCPMKEVIPLVAQAMDRAQQETGEAKLFSANITADFHQEMIHRGEYILEEFAKYNSADHVAFLVDGFVTGPAGVTTCRRAFPDTFLHFHRAGHGAVTSYKSPMGMDPLCYMKLARLMGASGIHTGTMGYGKMEGHAGETVLAYMLERDECQGPYFYQKWHGMKATTPIISGGMNALRLIGFFENLGHANLINTCGGGAFGHIDSPAAGGKSLDQAYQCWKEGADPVEFAKTHHEFARAFESFPGDADKLFPGWREKLGINAA
- a CDS encoding LysR family transcriptional regulator, which encodes MRRLTLRQLEILAAVARCESFSRASAELHLTQPAVSMQIKQLEGALGIPLFEHMGKHIHLTEAGREVLRVSEVLERELTNLDQLLADMQGLKGGTLTVSAASTASIFTVRLLAVFRGLHPDVRLRLNVVNRETLLKHLGDNSIDLALMGQPPEGHRLVAQAFMDNPLVVIGAAGHALAAKKNIPLERLLDEPLIGREQGSGTRSALEKFFAERGHVFQAAMEMNKNEAIKHAVEAGLGLGVVSLHTVRAEIDSGQLCVLDVQGFPLRRQWHLVHREGKRLSPAASAFARLVLQQAAEFQVYI
- a CDS encoding acetyl-CoA carboxylase carboxyltransferase subunit alpha, translating into MKRHFLDFEQPIAELEAKIEELRFVSSDSDINLSEEIGKLEEKSRGLTESIFSKLNAWQISQLARHPMRPFTSDYVERMFTDFEELHGDRSFSDDRAIVGGLARLDGRPVMVIGHQKGRDTKEKVRRNFGMPRPEGYRKALRLMETAERFKLPILTFIDTPGAYPGIDAEERGQSEAIARNLLVMARLKVPIICTVIGEGGSGGALAIGVGDRVLMLQYGTYSVISPEGCASILWKSAEKASDAAEAMGITSDRLLELKLVDEVVPEPLGGAHRDVDAMAQRLKDTLAEHIAQLTALDTGALLARRSERLMQFGHFTG
- the tilS gene encoding tRNA lysidine(34) synthetase TilS; translated protein: MAQRLQAHLPAARLLVAYSGGRDSHVLLHALASVRDGLPPLAAVHIDHGLQATSAAWAAHCRQVCQALGVDYLGRQVTVRAAPGESPEAAARRARYRALRQCVEQGTLLLTAHHRDDQAETLLLQLLRGAGPHGLAAMPEAAAFGDGLHLRPLLDYSRAQLARYAAGQMLHWIDDPSNEDTRFDRNHLRHALIPGIAERWPGAGRALARAAGHQAEAAALLDQLAAGDLVQAAGTTPGTLSIASLLTMDGPRRRNLLRYWLKEKGLPLPNAARLLHIEQNVLRARADAEPLVHWPGAEVRRYRDALYAGPPLPPIDPEFAVEWSLTGPLILPDGTRLRARRGEGEGIRLACCPGGRVTVRYRRGGERCRPAGRGGTRPLKKLLQEQGVPPWARERLPLLYHGAALLAVAGVLVCEPAGAAPSEPGGVIVREGGGWP